In Aliiroseovarius pelagivivens, a single window of DNA contains:
- a CDS encoding phosphotransferase enzyme family protein, protein MTQTVEKALDLWGMNGAKWRLIAARENRVFRADHGGKSFAFRLHRAGYRTNAELVSELEWMGAVADGGLHVPAPIRSTSGDYLHVVDDVQIDVLTWLSGAPIGKTGEPLQTADRDDLFFRLGREMARLHKLSDDWTPPNNFTRCHWDRKGLVGDSPLWGRFWENPTLTSEDRELFMRIRDHANAQLEEAEASLDFGLIHADLVRENVMADGDKLQFIDFDDAGFGFRIFDLATTLIKNMREPDYPQLRDALIKGYRSHRPIDTDMLDLFILLRALTYVGWITTRMDEDGSAIRNQRFVTTARELANETLISN, encoded by the coding sequence ATGACACAGACGGTTGAGAAGGCCCTTGATCTCTGGGGTATGAACGGTGCGAAATGGCGTCTGATCGCAGCACGCGAGAACCGCGTTTTTCGTGCAGATCACGGCGGCAAGTCTTTCGCCTTTCGCCTGCATCGCGCGGGTTACCGCACAAACGCAGAACTGGTTTCCGAACTGGAATGGATGGGCGCTGTCGCCGACGGCGGTTTGCATGTACCGGCACCGATCCGTTCAACGTCCGGAGATTATCTACATGTCGTAGATGATGTTCAGATCGACGTACTAACGTGGTTATCCGGTGCACCTATTGGCAAGACAGGCGAGCCGCTTCAAACGGCGGATCGTGATGATCTGTTCTTCCGATTGGGTCGTGAAATGGCCCGCTTGCACAAGCTGTCCGACGATTGGACTCCTCCTAACAACTTCACGCGTTGTCATTGGGACCGCAAAGGATTGGTTGGCGATTCACCACTCTGGGGCCGGTTTTGGGAGAACCCTACGCTCACTAGCGAAGACCGTGAGCTCTTTATGCGCATACGTGACCACGCGAATGCGCAGTTGGAAGAAGCAGAGGCTTCTCTCGATTTCGGCCTGATCCATGCTGATCTGGTGCGTGAAAACGTGATGGCCGACGGCGACAAGCTGCAGTTCATCGATTTCGATGATGCCGGGTTTGGCTTCCGAATTTTTGATCTCGCAACGACGTTGATCAAGAACATGCGCGAGCCGGATTATCCCCAACTTCGCGATGCGCTCATCAAAGGCTACCGCAGCCACCGCCCGATCGACACTGACATGCTTGATCTTTTTATCCTGCTTCGCGCGCTGACTTATGTCGGATGGATCACCACGCGCATGGATGAAGATGGGTCGGCGATACGCAATCAGCGGTTTGTCACAACAGCTCGCGAACTGGCCAATGAGACCCTGATCTCAAATTAA
- a CDS encoding MBL fold metallo-hydrolase, which translates to MATKFASQGDMTEKKITFDEIGDGLYAFTAEGDPNSGVIIGDESVMIVEAQATPRLANKVIDCVRSVTDKPISHVVLTHYHAVRVLGASAFGAEQVIMSDIARSMVVERGQEDWDSEFQRFPRLFEGHESIPGLTWPTTTFSDSMSVYLGNRRVDIKQIGRAHTAGDTVIHVPDQNVMFTGDIVEDHSACYCGDGHFNDWGQTLDNILAYDVDAIAPGRGGALVGKDAVNRAIESTRDFVDSTYQPVAKVAARGGSLKEAWHAVRESCDPKFADYAIYEHCLPFNVARAYDEARGIDTPRIWTAQRDLDMWAALQG; encoded by the coding sequence ATGGCTACGAAATTTGCGTCCCAAGGGGACATGACGGAAAAAAAGATTACATTCGATGAGATTGGCGATGGCCTTTATGCTTTCACGGCAGAGGGGGATCCCAATTCCGGTGTGATCATCGGTGACGAGAGTGTGATGATTGTCGAAGCCCAGGCGACACCTCGATTGGCAAACAAAGTTATCGATTGCGTCCGGTCCGTTACAGACAAGCCAATCAGCCATGTGGTTTTAACACACTATCACGCGGTCCGCGTTCTGGGCGCGAGTGCCTTTGGCGCCGAACAGGTTATCATGTCGGATATCGCACGATCGATGGTCGTTGAGCGCGGTCAAGAAGACTGGGACAGTGAATTCCAACGCTTTCCGCGGCTGTTCGAAGGGCATGAATCAATTCCTGGCCTGACGTGGCCAACCACGACCTTCTCGGATTCCATGTCCGTTTATCTGGGCAACCGCCGCGTAGACATCAAACAGATCGGCCGCGCGCATACCGCTGGCGACACCGTGATTCACGTGCCTGACCAAAACGTCATGTTCACAGGTGATATCGTTGAAGACCACTCCGCTTGTTACTGCGGCGACGGCCACTTCAACGATTGGGGTCAGACGCTCGACAATATCCTCGCCTATGATGTGGATGCGATTGCACCTGGGCGTGGCGGCGCTTTGGTCGGCAAAGACGCAGTAAACCGTGCCATCGAGAGCACTCGAGACTTTGTCGATAGCACCTATCAACCTGTAGCAAAGGTTGCCGCTCGTGGCGGGTCCCTGAAAGAGGCTTGGCACGCTGTGCGTGAAAGCTGTGACCCTAAGTTCGCAGACTACGCCATCTATGAACACTGCCTGCCCTTCAATGTGGCGCGTGCATATGACGAAGCCCGTGGCATCGACACCCCTCGAATCTGGACTGCACAACGCGATCTGGACATGTGGGCTGCCCTGCAGGGTTGA